Proteins encoded within one genomic window of Oryza glaberrima chromosome 12, OglaRS2, whole genome shotgun sequence:
- the LOC127756556 gene encoding microtubule-associated protein 70-1, translating into MGDPYGDGKGLKQQQRQKLKPALEVEDFINLLHGSDPVRVELTRLENELQYKEKELGEAQAEIKALRLSERAREKAVEDLTEELTKVDGKLKLTESLLESKNLEAKKINDEKKAALAAQFAAEATLRRVHAAQKDDDMPPIEAILAPLEAELKLARHEIAKLQDDNRALDRLTKSKEAALLEAERTVQIALAKASLVDDLQNKNQELMKQIEICQEENKILDRMHRQKVAEVEKLTQTVRELEEAVLAGGAAANAVRDYQRKVQEMNEERKTLDRELARAKVSANRVAVVVANEWKDGNDKVMPVKQWLEERRILQGEMQQLRDKLAIAERAARSEAQLKDKFQLRLKVLEEGLRMSTTRTNVSAARRQSIGGADSLSKTNGFLSKRPSFQMRSSVSTTTTTLVNHAKGASKSFDGGCRSLDRYKGHVNGSGMNVSTDSSEDKESNNSDEKANEFTSVETEDTVSGLLYDTLQKEVIALRKACHEKDQSLKDKDDAVEMLAKKVDTLTKAMESEGKKRRMEVAAMEKEMAALRLEKEQDNKAKRFGSSSSQLPPGRTLPRSGSARNM; encoded by the exons ATAAGGAGAAGGAGCTTGGGGAGGCGCAGGCTGAGATCAAGGCTCTGCGGCTGTCCGAGCGAGCGCGCGAGAAGGCCGTCGAGGAT CTTACGGAAGAATTGACAAAGGTGGATGGGAAGCTGAAGCTTACAGAGTCTCTCCTCGAAAGCAAG AACCTTGAGGCAAAGAAGATAAACGATGAAAAGAAAGCAGCACTTGCAGCCCAATTTGCAGCAGAGGCTACACTTCGAAGGGTTCATGCAGCACAGAAGGATGATGACATGCCCCCTATTGAGGCCATTCTTGCGCCATTGGAAGCTGAACTGAAACTAGCTCGTCATGAG ATCGCAAAACTACAAGATGACAACAGGGCATTGGACCGCCTTACTAAGTCCAAGGAAGCAGCTCTGCTGGAAGCAGAAAGGACGGTTCAGATAGCATTAGCAAAAGCTTCTTTGGTTGAtgatttgcaaaacaaaaacCAAGAATTGATGAAACAGATCGAGATCTGTCAG GAAGAGAACAAAATCTTGGATAGAATGCACCGCCAAAAAGTAGCTGAGGTTGAGAAGCTCACTCAGACTGTCAGAGAGCTCGAAGAAGCTGTTCTTGCTGGAGGTGCAGCTGCAAATGCTGTGAGAGACTATCAGCGTAAAGTCCAGGAGATGAAT GAAGAAAGGAAAACTCTTGATCGTGAACTAGCTCGTGCGAAGGTTTCGGCAAATAGAGTTGCAGTAGTGGTGGCAAATGAATGGAAAGATGGCAATGATAAAGTAATGCCTGTTAAACAATGGTTAGAAGAACGGAGGATTTTACAA GGAGAAATGCAGCAACTCCGGGATAAACTGGCTATAGCAGAAAGGGCCGCACGATCAGAAGCTCAATTGAAA GACAAGTTCCAGCTACGGCTTAAAGTACTTGAGGAAGGTTTGAGAATGTCAACGACTCGAACCAATGTTAGTGCAGCACGCCGCCAGTCTATTGGTGGTGCTGATAGTTTATCCAAGACCAATGGGTTCCTATCAAAACGGCCATCATTCCAGATGAGATCGTCAGTATCTACCACCACAACTACTCTGGTCAACCATGCAAAAGGGGCATCAAAGTCTTTTGACGGAGGCTGTAGATCACTTGACCGTTACAAGGGACATGTAAACGGGTCTGGTATGAATGTATCTACGGACTCCAGTGAAGATAAGGAATCAAACAACTCAGATGAGAAGGCTAACGAATTTACATCAGTTGAGACAGAGGATACGGTATCAGGTTTGCTGTATGATACGCTGCAAAAGGAGGTAATTGCTCTAAGGAAGGCTTGCCATGAAAAGGACCAAAGCCTGAAAGACAAGGACGATGCAGTTGAG ATGCTAGCAAAGAAAGTAGACACATTGACAAAGGCAATGGAATCAGAGGGTAAAAAAAGGAGGATGGAGGTAGCTGCCATGGAAAAGGAGATGGCGGCTTTGCGGTTGGAGAAAGAGCAGGATAACAAAGCAAAAAGGTTTGGTAGTTCAAGTTCGCAGCTGCCACCTGGCAG GACATTGCCTCGGAGTGGTTCAGCACGCAATATGTGA